In a genomic window of Leptospira bandrabouensis:
- a CDS encoding terminase large subunit domain-containing protein, whose translation MARMLSAFQPRNEKGKFEKALITKAQITRELWKRGNLKFKIREYQIPLFESLHTIEARHSSRVILCSRRWGKTYSIITYIVEECIKNEKFIARIVAPNLKQLRKILKPIFNKILKDCPSELIPKFNVQDQAYTFPNGSEIHLYGSDNNSHESIRGTTSNLILLDEAGYIDQLDYVLSSIIMPSTFDTNGQVIISSTRSKDITHFFEQLVDNAEADGTLQIYDIHTSDYSESVIFRYREEAEKLEIGSWDREYLCKRIIDQKRHIVPEFNESIHVRSRTIDQYNQFHHRYVMADLGFSDFTVFLFGTYVFQEATLYIEAEWVSENENNTLTTDIIASNVQRVEKETFGGIQPYKRVGDNDNPLLFSDLGRNYNYYIYPVIKQTKEAMLNRLKIMFSENRIAIDPKCKLLITTLKSALWNVNRSDYQRNKVIGHADALSSLIYGAISLDTYSNPIPLIQTLDPTKDYHIVSNGNTNYQNHSRFDALKKAFGRDE comes from the coding sequence ATGGCTAGGATGCTTTCGGCTTTTCAACCAAGGAATGAAAAGGGAAAATTTGAAAAGGCTCTAATAACTAAAGCTCAAATTACTAGGGAACTTTGGAAACGAGGTAATCTTAAATTCAAAATTAGAGAATATCAAATACCATTATTCGAATCATTACATACAATTGAGGCTCGTCACTCATCTAGAGTTATACTCTGTTCTAGAAGGTGGGGAAAGACTTATTCTATTATAACTTATATTGTAGAAGAATGTATTAAAAATGAAAAGTTTATCGCTCGAATTGTAGCTCCTAACCTTAAACAGCTCCGTAAAATTCTTAAACCTATCTTTAATAAGATCCTTAAAGATTGTCCTTCTGAGTTAATTCCTAAATTCAATGTCCAGGATCAAGCCTACACTTTCCCGAACGGTTCCGAGATTCATCTATATGGCTCTGATAATAACTCTCACGAATCTATAAGAGGAACAACCTCTAACCTTATTCTATTGGATGAGGCTGGTTACATAGATCAATTAGACTACGTTCTATCATCCATTATAATGCCTTCTACGTTCGATACTAACGGACAAGTAATCATATCTTCTACAAGGTCAAAGGATATTACTCATTTTTTTGAACAGCTTGTAGATAATGCAGAAGCCGACGGAACTCTACAAATCTATGATATTCATACCAGCGACTATTCGGAATCAGTTATATTTCGTTACCGTGAGGAAGCGGAAAAACTCGAAATAGGTTCTTGGGATAGAGAATATCTTTGTAAAAGAATCATAGATCAAAAACGTCATATTGTTCCTGAATTCAACGAATCTATTCACGTTAGATCTAGAACAATAGATCAATACAATCAATTCCATCATAGATACGTTATGGCTGATTTAGGATTCAGTGATTTCACCGTTTTTCTTTTTGGAACTTATGTATTTCAAGAAGCTACATTATATATCGAAGCTGAATGGGTATCTGAAAATGAAAATAACACTTTAACAACTGACATTATAGCCTCTAACGTTCAGCGAGTAGAAAAGGAAACCTTTGGAGGAATTCAACCTTACAAGCGAGTCGGTGACAATGATAACCCATTACTCTTCTCGGATCTAGGAAGGAATTACAATTACTACATTTATCCAGTAATCAAACAAACTAAAGAAGCTATGTTGAATAGACTGAAGATTATGTTTTCAGAGAATCGAATAGCAATAGATCCAAAATGTAAACTCTTAATAACAACCTTAAAATCTGCTTTATGGAATGTTAATAGAAGCGACTACCAAAGAAACAAGGTTATAGGTCACGCCGACGCTTTATCTTCTCTTATTTATGGAGCAATCTCTCTAGATACATACTCTAACCCTATTCCATTGATTCAAACTCTAGATCCAACCAAGGATTATCACATAGTTTCCAACGGTAATACTAATTATCAGAACCACTCTCGTTTCGACGCTTTAAAGAAAGCATTTGGAAGGGATGAGTAA